The Methanobacterium sp. region ATTGATGTTCCTTGGGTTACAATTATTGGTTTTTTGCACATCATAGCTTCAAATAATTTATTAGGGCTTGAATATTCATGATTAGGTATGCTCGGATCGTATAATGCAAAAAGTATATCACTTTCTAGCGTCATCCTTATTACTTCATCGTAATTAATTTTGCCAAGAAATACACAATTTTCAGTGTTTTTAATTTTTTCTACTAAGTTGTTTTCATCAGCCCCATAACCTGCAATTATTAACTTAATATTTTCAATATCTTTAATTGCTTCAATCATTTTATTTAGGCCACGACCATCATAAATTACACCTGCATAAAATACTATAATTTCTTTCTTCTTTTCTTTGTGAGATATACTAGTTTCGAATGGAGTATTATTTATAATTATTACTCTTTTTAATTTATTCTTGTATTGTTTTCTTCTATAATCATCCGCTAGAATGACATAATCCGCAAATCGTGTGAAAAATATTTCAGTCTCTGCAATAATTTTTCTAATAATTGCCGGTGTTTTATTTGGTAAAGAATCCGCATAAAAATCAAAAGAATCATAAATTAAAGATTTATTCTTTATTTTTGACACAATTACTGCAGGAATTAATGTATCAAAATCACAGGCATGTATAACATTACAATCACTTTTAAATAAGTATATTAATTCATAAATTGACCATACAATTAACTTTAAAATCAATTCCGATTTTCCAAAAGAAGATTTTAAACGAAATCTTCTAATTTTATAGGATCCTTTATTTTCACCTTCCAAAGATTTGCAGTGCCGATCCCATGCTAGAACTTCAATATTATATCCATTTTTACTTAAAGTAATGGCTTCTTTTTCTACCCTTGGATCTGGATCTACAGGATTAGATCTAATAAATAAAACTTTAAACATGTTTTGCCTTGTTGATTATAAAATTCATTTTTTTACTGGTTTATAAGCTTTATCTTGAATGATTTCAATAACATCTAAAAATTTAGTAGCTATTTTATCCCATGAATATTTTTCTATATATTTCTTACCAACTGAATGATCTATATGATTAAAATCAGATTCAATAATCTTAACTATACTTTCTAATAGCATTTCATTATTTTTATCAATTAAGTAACCCATTTCATTACTAAAAATTTCTTTAGTGCCCCCAACATTGGTGGCTACTATTGGAACACCGACACTTATGGCTTCTAATATAGATGTAGGTAATCCTTCAGAATATGAAGGATTTACAAATACATCCGTAATACTAAGAATATCTGGGATATCATTTCTATTACCTAAAAACATTATATTTTTATCGTCATTAGCAATTATTTCTAGTTCCTTTCTATAATTACCATCTCCAACAATAATTAATTTCGTATTAGAATGATCCTTCTTCAATTCTTTAAATACCTTTATTAAATCTTGTACTCCTTTGGAGTAAATTAACCGTCCAATAAAAGTTATTATTCTATAATTTTGGGGTATTCCTAGTTCTTCTTTAAGATTAGTTTCTTTTTTGACAAAAAGATTAATATCAATTCCATTATTTATTAAATACGTATTTTTTGCACCCATTATCTTTAAAAATTCGCATGACGCTTTTGAAATACCTATATTGACATTTGCAGACTTTATTATTAATTTTCCTAATGTAAAATCATATATTTTAGAAATTAAACTTACAAATGTATTTAAAAAAATAACATTTCCTGATCCATGCTCTGTATGAATTAATATTGTATTTTTTAATTTAGCAATCATTAATCCCAAGAAGGAAGATAAAAAAAACCTAGTATGTGTATTAACAAACAAATAATCATTTTTTAATATATTATTAATGATCTTTAGATTATTTAAAGTGATTTTTGGTACTGGATATACTCCCCCAAACAAACCCCATGATTCCATCCTATATATTTGAAACCCGTTATAGCTTTCAAAGGATTCATTTTGATGACAATCAAAAACCAGAACATCTGTATCGAATTCATGGTTTATTCTTGAATACAATTCATAAATATAATTTTCATAACCCCCAATATGGGGATAAAAATATGCAATGGAAAGTAAAATTCTTTTATTCATTATATCACATTTAAGAATAGTAATCTATTACTATAACTTTAATAGAAATATTTTTCGGTAAAATTAATTTTTGGTTTAGTATAATATCCTAACGATATCAATCTATTGAATTAGTTGTAATCAAGTTTTTTAGTTTATTTAGCCTTTTTTATATTTTTTAATTAAATTAAAGGGTCTAAATACATAATAAATAGGATATAACTTATTAGGTAATTCTAATCCCTTGATTTCATCAATTGAAGGAACAGTAACATCTTTTATTGAATCAATAATTCCATTCTTTAAATTTTCTCTAATTTTAAG contains the following coding sequences:
- a CDS encoding glycosyltransferase family 4 protein, producing the protein MFKVLFIRSNPVDPDPRVEKEAITLSKNGYNIEVLAWDRHCKSLEGENKGSYKIRRFRLKSSFGKSELILKLIVWSIYELIYLFKSDCNVIHACDFDTLIPAVIVSKIKNKSLIYDSFDFYADSLPNKTPAIIRKIIAETEIFFTRFADYVILADDYRRKQYKNKLKRVIIINNTPFETSISHKEKKKEIIVFYAGVIYDGRGLNKMIEAIKDIENIKLIIAGYGADENNLVEKIKNTENCVFLGKINYDEVIRMTLESDILFALYDPSIPNHEYSSPNKLFEAMMCKKPIIVTQGTSMAKIVKEENCGIIVNYGDVEELKNALIRLQKDPLLRRELGENGRNAYENRYNWTIMENRLLNVYELIKDKFNSNA
- a CDS encoding glycosyltransferase family 4 protein → MNKRILLSIAYFYPHIGGYENYIYELYSRINHEFDTDVLVFDCHQNESFESYNGFQIYRMESWGLFGGVYPVPKITLNNLKIINNILKNDYLFVNTHTRFFLSSFLGLMIAKLKNTILIHTEHGSGNVIFLNTFVSLISKIYDFTLGKLIIKSANVNIGISKASCEFLKIMGAKNTYLINNGIDINLFVKKETNLKEELGIPQNYRIITFIGRLIYSKGVQDLIKVFKELKKDHSNTKLIIVGDGNYRKELEIIANDDKNIMFLGNRNDIPDILSITDVFVNPSYSEGLPTSILEAISVGVPIVATNVGGTKEIFSNEMGYLIDKNNEMLLESIVKIIESDFNHIDHSVGKKYIEKYSWDKIATKFLDVIEIIQDKAYKPVKK